DNA sequence from the Hyalangium ruber genome:
TTCCTCGGGGCGCAGGCCACGGCCAATGCCAGCGTGGCCAGGGCAGGCCACGGGAAAGAGGTCCTCTCTCGGTGTCTCGGGACAGGGGCGAATGCGCTCATGCACGGTCTCCTCGGCGGAAAGGCGCACAGCAATATTGAAAATGCGAATCGTTATCAACTACCTTGCGCGCACTGGGAAGGCATTCCCATGTCGAAAGAAAGGATCTGAACAATGAGCACCCGTACCGAGGTTCGGTCGATGAAGCGCACGGCCCAGGCCATCTGGGCGTTGTCCGTGATGACGATGGGTCCCCTCGTGGTGGGCTGCGGCACCGATGAGCCCGAGCCCGTGCAGCGGTGTGAGGCCAGCGCGGTGCGCTGCACCGAGCAGAGCATCGACAAGCTGGATCTGCTCACCACGGTGTCCACGGCGGAGATCCGCGAGGAGGGAACCGCCGCGGGCGAGTTCCACACCTATGTGGACGCGCGCGCGGGCGGCTCCGTGCCCAACCAGGCCTATACCTACGTCAGCTTCACGGAGCAGGGGCTGAACCGGGTGTCGGTGGATGACCAGGCGGCGCTCGCCTCGACGGACTGGGACATCGCCTTCCGCCGCTTCATCATCCGGGTGAACAGCGGCGTGTCGGGGCCCTCGTGCATCGCCGTGGCCCGGGCGCCGCAAGGCACCTCCTTCGAGTCCGTGACGCGCGTGGACTCGGCGTGGGAGTTCCGCTCCGAGAGCTACTTCAACGAGACGTGTGAGTTCGTCGAGGACGACACGGGCATCGGCGCGCCGGCGGCGCAGATGGCCAGCTACTGGAGCTACCAGAGCTGCCTGGCCATGACGGGCAACGTCTTCGTGCTGCGGCTGGCGGACGGCCGCCATGTGAAGCTGCAGGTGACGAGCTACTACGAGCCCTCCGTGCAGACGGTCTGCAACCAGTCGGGGAGCGCGCCCCAGCCGAGCGGCGCCGCGCAGTTCCGCGTCAGGTGGGCCTTCCTGCCATGAGGTGGCTGGCACTGCTGCTCCTGCCCGCCGTCGGGTGTGGGCCGGTGGGCGTCGAGCCTGACGCCCTTGGGCTGCACCACGGAGAACTGCTGGCGGGAGTGCGTCCCACGTCCCCCTCTGCCAGTCTTCCGCGCTTCGAACCGGACGAGCAGGTGGAGTCAGCAGTGTCACCGGGCGGAGGGTTCCGCATTCACTTCACCCGCGGCGGGCCCAATGCGGTGCCGGCAGCGGACGCGGACGGCAATGGCATCCCGGACGCGGTCGACGTCGTGGCCGGGACCTACGACCGGGTCTCGGCCTTCTACGCCTCCCTGGGCTACCTCCCGCCGCCAGGGGACTCCTGGCTGACGGAGGGAAACGGCGGCGATGGGCTCTTCGATGTCTACCTGGTGGACTTCGCGAGGCGGGCGGACGGGGCGTTCCGGCTGGACGGCTGCCAGGAGCCGGAGACGCGCTGCACGGGGCACATGCTCCAGGAGAACGACTTCGCCGGCTACAGCTACCGCTCCTATGCGGAGGCGGTGGACACGCTGGCCAGCCATGAGTTCTTCCATGCGGTGCAGGCCGCCTACCACCCCGGCCTTGGAAACATCGCGTCGGAGGGCACCGCGGTGTGGGCGACCGAGCGCTTCTCCCCGGCGCTGGAGGACCTGGAGCACTTCACCTCGGCGTACATGGAGCGCCCGGACCGCAGCCTGGTGGTGGATCCGGACGGGCCGGGGACGTTCAGCTACGGCTCGTCGCTCTTCTTCCAGTTCTTGAGCGAGCGCTTCGGGGATCGGGTCATCCTCTCGATGTGGGAGGAGAGTACCCGCACCCCGGCGGTCCTCTGGCCTTCGCTGGTGGACACGGTCCTGCGCCGCGAGTGGAGCGCTGACTTCGACGTCGCCTTCGCCGAGTTTGCCCAGTGGAAC
Encoded proteins:
- a CDS encoding MXAN_6640 family putative metalloprotease; the encoded protein is MRWLALLLLPAVGCGPVGVEPDALGLHHGELLAGVRPTSPSASLPRFEPDEQVESAVSPGGGFRIHFTRGGPNAVPAADADGNGIPDAVDVVAGTYDRVSAFYASLGYLPPPGDSWLTEGNGGDGLFDVYLVDFARRADGAFRLDGCQEPETRCTGHMLQENDFAGYSYRSYAEAVDTLASHEFFHAVQAAYHPGLGNIASEGTAVWATERFSPALEDLEHFTSAYMERPDRSLVVDPDGPGTFSYGSSLFFQFLSERFGDRVILSMWEESTRTPAVLWPSLVDTVLRREWSADFDVAFAEFAQWNLATGSRARQGQGYARGEGYAELSPTPKSFPVDEASVRVAAASTRYFEVEGGAESVSVSFQPTEDAEPGALHLLVAAEGNGELRVVRADGPGPLVAQVSATDATRVVVAVVDGRHQGLGRYGRLCIADIATSTPCELPSNEPSAPDASGGCQSAPGGVSWALPLILLLGWLRKAAPAPSGPASSRESPPRRSRRRSGS
- a CDS encoding HmuY family protein; translation: MSTRTEVRSMKRTAQAIWALSVMTMGPLVVGCGTDEPEPVQRCEASAVRCTEQSIDKLDLLTTVSTAEIREEGTAAGEFHTYVDARAGGSVPNQAYTYVSFTEQGLNRVSVDDQAALASTDWDIAFRRFIIRVNSGVSGPSCIAVARAPQGTSFESVTRVDSAWEFRSESYFNETCEFVEDDTGIGAPAAQMASYWSYQSCLAMTGNVFVLRLADGRHVKLQVTSYYEPSVQTVCNQSGSAPQPSGAAQFRVRWAFLP